The proteins below come from a single Treponema phagedenis genomic window:
- a CDS encoding dynamin family protein, whose amino-acid sequence MLSGIVGYAVLPAVLFIAFLIVVFLSVKKQKQITAELAQRTKIYDEQSEVLKNTQLAKDEVDAELVQRIKMYDEQSEVLKETQSAKEKVDAELAQRTQMYDEQSEKLKEAQSVKDELGTNLSFIASVFNAPPVENESLEEFSRLLNHDYIEYANKNDSLAEEATAFLQLQNVERELQLVVNCPILYKKNIVALAGSFSSGKSSFINSLFQNNDIRLPTGIQPVTALPAYIIAGEKPSITGYSWVGGIVNITKEMFKKFSHDKLKSFSFSIKTILPYVTINAKLSNAFEHICFIDTPGYNPGTKTESDMQTSLEYVEQASALIWVISVESGTLTNDDREMLEKIFDQDPNKQLFVVCNKADLRTEDEVEDVCEEIREQLDMFGIPYVDLMPYSSLGLDDALDSDKSSPLQSFFKSLNHKNTHKANHLKSIVKDIFNRYITADEDRIEHLTKYKAMLNKINLNIFAAVEKMQSDISYYKIRMDKKFKKESKKKAEGTEENDPLSALGLFFGSNRKKAVKQEKETEKQRGKKMQETVNQADKEINEQIFDEEDDGYSETLMEMMKDYASKIEAYEDDIRTAKKLRDKMLACISDIFSNE is encoded by the coding sequence ATGCTAAGCGGTATTGTAGGGTATGCGGTACTACCGGCTGTTTTATTTATTGCATTTCTCATAGTAGTTTTTTTAAGTGTAAAAAAACAAAAACAAATAACTGCCGAACTTGCTCAGCGTACCAAAATATATGATGAGCAAAGCGAGGTGCTTAAAAACACACAATTAGCAAAGGATGAGGTTGATGCCGAGCTTGTTCAGCGTATCAAAATGTATGATGAGCAAAGCGAGGTGCTTAAAGAGACGCAGTCGGCAAAAGAAAAAGTAGACGCCGAGCTTGCTCAGCGTACTCAGATGTATGATGAACAAAGTGAAAAGCTTAAAGAAGCTCAATCGGTAAAGGACGAACTGGGCACCAATCTTTCTTTTATAGCATCGGTATTCAATGCGCCCCCTGTGGAAAATGAGAGTCTAGAAGAATTTTCACGATTACTTAATCATGATTATATAGAATATGCGAATAAAAATGATTCTCTCGCCGAAGAAGCAACCGCTTTTTTACAACTTCAAAATGTAGAACGGGAACTGCAACTTGTGGTGAACTGCCCAATTCTTTATAAGAAAAACATCGTTGCATTGGCAGGGAGCTTTAGCAGCGGTAAGTCATCATTTATCAATAGCTTATTTCAAAATAATGACATAAGACTTCCGACAGGAATTCAACCCGTTACTGCGCTCCCTGCTTATATTATTGCGGGAGAAAAACCGTCAATTACGGGGTACTCTTGGGTTGGTGGCATTGTTAATATAACAAAAGAAATGTTCAAAAAATTCTCGCACGATAAATTAAAAAGTTTTTCATTTAGTATTAAAACTATTTTGCCCTATGTAACGATCAATGCTAAATTATCGAATGCCTTTGAACATATTTGTTTTATTGATACTCCGGGATATAACCCGGGAACTAAAACGGAGAGTGATATGCAAACATCTCTTGAATATGTTGAACAGGCTTCAGCCTTAATTTGGGTAATAAGTGTTGAATCCGGAACATTAACAAATGATGATCGTGAGATGTTGGAAAAGATTTTTGATCAAGATCCGAATAAACAATTATTTGTTGTTTGCAATAAAGCGGATTTACGTACAGAAGATGAGGTAGAAGATGTTTGTGAAGAAATAAGAGAACAATTAGATATGTTCGGCATACCCTATGTAGATCTAATGCCGTATTCATCCTTGGGATTAGACGATGCTTTAGATAGTGATAAAAGCTCGCCGCTGCAGTCTTTTTTTAAAAGTTTAAATCATAAAAATACGCACAAAGCTAATCACCTTAAAAGTATTGTCAAAGATATATTCAACCGATATATTACTGCCGATGAAGATAGGATTGAGCATCTTACAAAATATAAAGCTATGTTAAATAAAATAAATTTAAATATTTTTGCAGCAGTTGAAAAAATGCAGTCCGACATATCATATTATAAAATCAGAATGGATAAAAAGTTTAAGAAGGAAAGTAAGAAAAAAGCAGAGGGGACAGAAGAGAATGATCCTCTTTCTGCTCTTGGATTGTTTTTTGGTTCAAATCGTAAAAAAGCTGTGAAACAAGAAAAAGAAACTGAAAAGCAAAGAGGAAAGAAAATGCAAGAAACTGTAAATCAAGCAGACAAAGAAATTAATGAACAGATTTTCGATGAAGAAGATGACGGATATAGCGAAACATTAATGGAAATGATGAAGGACTATGCTTCGAAAATAGAGGCATACGAAGATGATATTAGAACCGCAAAAAAACTTCGCGATAAAATGCTTGCATGTATATCGGATATATTTTCCAATGAATAA
- a CDS encoding right-handed parallel beta-helix repeat-containing protein — translation MYVSKGTGKNGNAGTKTEPLKNLQKALDKARAGDKIYVAEGNYCGMRDVGFLEMKEPVEIYGGYSKDFSTRNVLKYHSTVIPPNAATPTSSSKPLLGILLDGKKGTAIIDGIIFDKGESNAYHPRDGKPKGVDTGYLTLPPQEGDKPNKTSSNQILYGIVGDKLVVQNCVFNNSAWYAIQLGIAPGGAVKVLNNVFTSSALAATEIYGRGRGNDSTLEVAYNTILFNWTRTKSYEDMGYGVRCMTKCNTNIHHNIIGCSYLGGIDRTRIDSSATAEKMREIKVDHNRFFLNKQGDMTLPSGGGKFERVKAADFEDLDLASATDNEELQNVQGLKNAINKAYLEGFISLAFSEKTDYDPDSSVNQFRSAMGMNTVGKISTKVSMFANRYPLEDSIKLFGAVSGFGAQSIK, via the coding sequence ATTTATGTCAGTAAGGGAACCGGCAAGAACGGAAATGCCGGAACAAAAACAGAACCGCTAAAAAATCTGCAAAAAGCTTTGGATAAGGCGCGAGCCGGAGATAAAATCTATGTAGCCGAAGGTAATTATTGCGGAATGCGCGATGTAGGGTTTCTTGAAATGAAGGAACCGGTCGAAATTTACGGCGGATATTCAAAGGATTTTTCCACACGAAACGTTTTAAAATACCACTCAACGGTTATTCCGCCGAATGCAGCAACTCCCACATCATCCAGCAAACCCCTTTTGGGAATATTGTTGGACGGGAAAAAAGGAACAGCGATTATTGACGGTATAATTTTTGACAAGGGCGAATCCAATGCCTATCATCCGCGAGACGGAAAACCTAAGGGGGTTGATACCGGCTATTTAACGTTGCCGCCGCAAGAAGGAGATAAACCGAATAAAACTTCCAGCAACCAAATTTTGTATGGTATTGTCGGCGATAAACTTGTTGTGCAAAACTGTGTGTTTAACAATAGTGCCTGGTATGCGATACAGCTTGGAATTGCCCCCGGCGGTGCCGTAAAAGTACTTAATAATGTATTTACCTCAAGTGCGCTTGCCGCAACCGAAATTTACGGCAGAGGGCGTGGAAATGACAGTACGCTTGAGGTGGCATACAATACGATCCTGTTTAACTGGACGCGTACAAAAAGTTACGAAGATATGGGATATGGTGTACGATGTATGACCAAATGCAATACAAACATTCATCATAATATTATCGGCTGTTCCTATTTGGGCGGAATTGACCGAACCAGAATTGATTCCTCGGCAACAGCGGAAAAGATGAGAGAAATTAAAGTAGATCATAACCGCTTTTTCTTAAACAAACAGGGAGACATGACTCTTCCTTCGGGCGGCGGAAAATTTGAACGTGTAAAAGCGGCAGATTTTGAAGATTTGGATTTGGCTTCGGCTACCGATAATGAAGAGTTACAGAATGTGCAGGGATTAAAAAATGCAATCAATAAGGCATACCTTGAGGGCTTTATCTCTCTTGCATTCAGTGAAAAAACAGACTATGATCCGGATTCATCGGTAAACCAATTCCGGTCGGCGATGGGTATGAACACAGTAGGAAAAATTTCTACAAAGGTTTCAATGTTTGCAAACAGGTATCCGCTTGAAGATTCGATAAAACTCTTCGGCGCTGTATCAGGATTTGGCGCTCAATCTATAAAATAA
- a CDS encoding dynamin family protein, giving the protein MIGIQKEFSGLLSEVISITKECKIENGKAEALKDAVDNMHLPVAIVGEFSAGKSTMLNNFIGKKLLATNIKPETAIASELYYSEIEYAEGVKGDGTVVRLSDTDTVGADFKCIRRYINSENLKAIQPLVLVDMPGFDSPLDSHSKAILSYLSEAVHYIVLTPADSGTITSSMKRQLENIVEFKKDLTFFVSKTDLRSDEEANAVVQHMESEIENILGVQKKVGKINQEETKVFSDMVKTLDPAALFKNAFMDSMKDVFYETRMSINTRLAALKNDEKKNKIAIQELEAARDRLKERKEKLIAEKKQYAYSNEADVISSAVGNTINSNMDSLVAIAMGGGADALTEEINSIIQNTVIEKVNKVIENVSMNFSTSFGNECKELNNLLDSFNSSGFINNLQNKAQNWYNSSREKINLYIQKREEKGGNVAYTSITGVLAATTDIVHPIAEVIIILLPEIINLIFAEIDKQNKQEEIRQKIIGQMPTIKRNIRTKVVEILQQNSEALIQKISEQFDEALKTKTKEIQAAQAELEKNTNIPEQIAQLESNYKKLEALEKKLLSY; this is encoded by the coding sequence ATGATAGGTATACAAAAAGAATTTAGTGGATTACTTTCTGAAGTAATATCAATTACAAAAGAATGTAAAATTGAAAATGGTAAAGCGGAAGCTTTAAAAGATGCGGTTGACAACATGCATCTGCCTGTGGCTATTGTAGGAGAATTCAGTGCAGGTAAATCCACTATGCTGAATAACTTCATTGGAAAAAAACTATTGGCGACAAACATCAAACCGGAAACAGCCATTGCATCGGAATTATATTATTCCGAAATTGAATATGCTGAAGGAGTTAAAGGTGACGGTACTGTTGTCCGCTTAAGCGATACGGATACTGTCGGCGCAGACTTTAAATGTATTCGCCGTTATATTAACAGTGAAAACTTAAAGGCTATTCAGCCGCTTGTGTTAGTTGACATGCCCGGTTTTGATTCTCCGCTTGACAGTCACTCAAAAGCTATTCTCAGCTACTTGAGTGAAGCAGTTCACTACATCGTTTTAACGCCAGCTGACAGCGGCACAATTACCTCAAGTATGAAAAGACAGCTGGAAAATATTGTAGAGTTTAAAAAAGACTTGACCTTTTTTGTCAGTAAAACCGATTTACGGAGCGATGAAGAAGCTAATGCCGTTGTTCAGCATATGGAATCGGAAATAGAAAATATTTTGGGCGTACAAAAAAAGGTTGGAAAAATAAATCAGGAAGAGACAAAAGTTTTTTCCGATATGGTAAAAACACTTGATCCTGCAGCTCTCTTTAAAAATGCTTTTATGGATTCAATGAAAGATGTGTTTTACGAAACTCGAATGTCAATTAATACACGACTTGCCGCACTTAAAAATGACGAGAAAAAAAATAAAATCGCAATACAAGAACTTGAAGCAGCTCGCGATCGCTTAAAAGAGAGAAAAGAAAAATTGATAGCCGAAAAAAAACAGTATGCATATTCAAATGAAGCCGATGTTATTTCTTCGGCGGTAGGAAATACTATTAACTCCAACATGGATTCCCTTGTTGCGATTGCAATGGGTGGCGGAGCTGATGCGCTAACCGAAGAAATAAACAGTATTATACAAAACACTGTAATTGAAAAAGTAAACAAGGTTATAGAAAACGTAAGTATGAACTTTTCTACAAGTTTTGGTAATGAATGTAAAGAATTGAATAACTTGCTGGATTCTTTTAACTCTTCAGGTTTTATCAACAATCTTCAAAATAAAGCACAAAACTGGTACAACTCAAGCAGAGAAAAAATAAATTTATATATTCAAAAACGGGAGGAAAAAGGTGGAAATGTTGCATACACGTCTATTACAGGTGTTCTCGCTGCTACAACTGACATTGTCCATCCTATTGCTGAGGTAATAATTATATTGCTTCCGGAAATTATCAATTTGATTTTTGCAGAAATAGACAAACAAAATAAACAAGAGGAAATTCGCCAAAAGATTATCGGGCAAATGCCTACTATCAAGCGCAATATCCGTACAAAGGTTGTAGAAATTTTGCAGCAAAACTCAGAAGCTCTTATTCAAAAAATTTCTGAGCAGTTTGATGAAGCACTTAAAACAAAAACAAAAGAAATTCAAGCTGCGCAGGCTGAGTTGGAAAAAAACACTAATATCCCCGAACAAATTGCCCAGCTGGAAAGTAATTATAAAAAACTTGAAGCTCTTGAAAAAAAACTTTTAAGTTATTAG
- a CDS encoding dynamin family protein → MSTEILNRICDLRSQFDDLCNRHSDDESFMDAVHDACKDFSEVEKIKESYQKDTDTDRLLRIGIVGRVKVGKSSLLNSLIFDGKDILPKAATPMTAALTYLEYGEKVAVTVEFFTEGDIKKLKENAEDYEKRLKNKQEECFKKLKERRSRNPQTTPSDSQIKEDAIKQAEKEIRGENLSLSAAYDQYQRIERAGSNIRVEIERGEKIIPVNSIDDIASVLTDYVGESGPYMPFTRNVNIRLPLDVLKEVTIVDTPGFNDPVPSRDDKARELLSNCDVVLILSPANQMLSKSDTDVLSKITTKDGIQEIFIVASQFDNTLFGGEVKAEANGKLEDAVESNKIKLSKQIKDVLSGEINSDGVFNTILKEGEKRIFHSSGLCQAMLQTWESKASWDEGRKKVWSNLSRDYADYFSDNNAETSKHFLEYLGNIAAINGSIESVKIQKKKIFKDKLEKFEQRHITIAQDSKKQILEYVEQRKNDIKTRDLEKLTKEIESIEEFAGKIRPALKDIFADTIDGWYFETRNDCKILLKNFFSEAKGGIDSAEGSDSKSWTTGHLFWKKHHSETFTTVKTATVKDAIRRFIQSFNADVSLFVQEQNLNLIRKLSSAVAQFWGAEASEESMSIHEIRNAVRSLVASVIDDEIKYAGETSFSSETGILTDSYAEDFLDEANEFIGKLESEFTELANDKIKETKARLSKVDFAKSILEKYEKILETKKKEAEAPKLALENLQRIQKEVEAIEC, encoded by the coding sequence ATGAGTACTGAAATACTAAATAGGATATGTGACTTAAGAAGTCAATTTGATGATTTATGCAACCGCCATTCCGATGACGAAAGTTTTATGGATGCAGTACATGATGCCTGCAAAGATTTTAGCGAAGTAGAAAAAATAAAAGAATCATACCAAAAAGATACCGATACTGATAGGCTTTTGCGAATAGGTATTGTTGGACGCGTAAAAGTGGGAAAATCTTCTTTGCTTAACTCTCTTATTTTTGATGGGAAGGATATTTTGCCGAAGGCCGCAACGCCTATGACCGCAGCTCTAACATATCTTGAATACGGTGAAAAAGTTGCGGTAACCGTAGAATTTTTTACAGAAGGCGATATTAAAAAATTAAAAGAAAATGCTGAAGACTATGAGAAACGTTTAAAGAATAAACAAGAAGAATGTTTTAAAAAACTTAAAGAACGTCGCAGCAGAAATCCGCAAACAACTCCGTCTGATTCGCAAATTAAGGAAGATGCTATAAAACAAGCTGAAAAAGAAATAAGAGGAGAGAATCTTTCTCTTTCGGCTGCATACGACCAATATCAGCGTATAGAAAGAGCAGGCAGTAATATTCGCGTAGAAATAGAAAGGGGCGAAAAAATAATACCGGTAAATTCAATTGATGACATAGCATCCGTTTTGACAGACTATGTTGGTGAAAGCGGTCCCTATATGCCGTTTACGCGTAACGTAAACATAAGGCTTCCGCTTGATGTACTAAAAGAAGTAACCATAGTTGATACTCCCGGTTTTAACGACCCTGTTCCTTCTCGAGATGATAAGGCGCGTGAGCTTTTAAGCAATTGCGATGTTGTTTTAATTTTGAGTCCGGCGAACCAAATGCTTTCAAAAAGCGATACGGATGTGTTATCAAAGATTACCACCAAAGACGGAATCCAAGAAATATTTATTGTGGCAAGCCAATTTGACAACACGCTTTTTGGCGGAGAAGTAAAAGCGGAAGCCAATGGAAAATTAGAGGACGCAGTTGAATCAAATAAAATAAAATTATCTAAACAAATAAAAGATGTTTTATCGGGTGAGATAAACAGTGACGGAGTTTTTAATACAATTCTCAAAGAAGGAGAAAAACGTATATTCCATTCATCGGGGCTTTGTCAGGCAATGTTGCAAACATGGGAGAGTAAAGCAAGTTGGGATGAAGGTAGAAAAAAAGTTTGGTCAAATTTGTCCCGAGACTATGCCGATTATTTTTCCGATAATAATGCCGAAACCTCAAAACATTTTTTAGAATATTTAGGAAATATAGCCGCCATAAATGGCAGTATTGAAAGTGTAAAAATACAAAAGAAAAAGATATTCAAAGATAAGCTCGAAAAATTTGAACAAAGGCATATAACTATTGCGCAAGACAGTAAAAAACAAATTTTAGAATATGTTGAACAAAGAAAGAATGACATTAAAACAAGGGACCTTGAAAAATTAACAAAAGAGATTGAAAGTATTGAAGAGTTTGCCGGAAAAATACGACCTGCTTTAAAAGATATTTTTGCAGATACTATTGACGGCTGGTATTTTGAAACGCGAAATGATTGTAAAATCCTTTTAAAAAATTTTTTTTCCGAGGCAAAAGGCGGAATTGACAGTGCCGAAGGAAGTGATAGCAAATCATGGACAACAGGGCATTTGTTCTGGAAAAAACACCATTCAGAAACTTTTACCACAGTAAAAACCGCAACTGTTAAAGATGCTATTAGACGTTTTATCCAAAGTTTTAATGCGGATGTCAGTCTTTTTGTACAAGAACAAAATCTAAATTTAATACGAAAATTAAGCTCTGCCGTTGCTCAGTTTTGGGGTGCTGAAGCATCTGAAGAATCGATGAGCATTCATGAAATTAGAAATGCTGTCCGCTCTCTTGTAGCATCGGTAATTGATGACGAGATTAAATACGCCGGTGAAACTTCTTTTTCTTCCGAAACAGGGATTTTAACAGACTCTTATGCAGAAGATTTTTTAGATGAAGCAAATGAATTTATTGGTAAATTGGAATCTGAATTTACCGAACTTGCCAATGATAAGATTAAAGAAACAAAGGCTCGCTTAAGCAAGGTCGATTTTGCAAAAAGCATACTGGAAAAATATGAAAAAATACTCGAAACAAAAAAGAAAGAAGCCGAAGCACCGAAACTTGCTTTAGAAAACTTACAAAGAATTCAAAAAGAAGTGGAGGCTATCGAATGCTAA
- a CDS encoding helix-turn-helix transcriptional regulator — MDKKEGRLRFWRILQLDEVIRTKKYPTLKTLVQVLGVSARTVQRDIEFLRDMYNAPIEYDHTRRGYFYTENTFFLKSVFLNEEEFFSVAIFEKLLRQYRNTPIEKLLQDVFEKILSIMPDKAVCLDTCWLDNSVTFIADPAPNINNQTFSSVFKAVKVGMPIGFLYRSLKTDSYEKRKINPYHIICQRGVWYVIGFCHTKNDLRIFSFSRIKDLHLFENEKFEVPADFNPEKYIDKNIGVWLTKREPFTVRLLFSSEVGVFAEERMWSKDQKLKVHDDKTVEVSFKTTQLEEIKRFVLGQGANRASTGAAGITR; from the coding sequence ATGGATAAAAAAGAAGGAAGACTGCGGTTTTGGCGAATATTGCAGCTGGACGAAGTAATACGCACAAAAAAATATCCTACACTCAAAACATTGGTTCAAGTGCTTGGCGTGAGTGCGCGAACAGTACAACGCGATATAGAATTTCTGCGGGACATGTATAATGCCCCGATCGAATACGACCACACGAGGCGCGGATATTTTTACACGGAAAATACCTTTTTTTTAAAAAGCGTTTTTTTAAATGAGGAAGAATTTTTTTCTGTTGCAATTTTTGAAAAACTTTTGCGTCAATACCGCAATACGCCGATTGAAAAACTTTTACAAGATGTATTTGAAAAAATACTTTCGATAATGCCGGATAAAGCTGTCTGTCTTGACACTTGTTGGCTTGATAATTCCGTTACCTTTATTGCAGATCCCGCTCCGAATATTAACAATCAAACTTTTTCTTCAGTATTTAAAGCGGTTAAGGTGGGTATGCCTATAGGTTTTTTATACCGCAGCTTAAAAACCGATTCTTACGAAAAGCGAAAAATAAATCCATATCATATTATTTGCCAAAGAGGAGTTTGGTACGTTATAGGCTTTTGTCATACCAAAAATGATTTGCGCATTTTTTCCTTTAGCCGAATAAAAGATTTGCACCTTTTTGAAAACGAAAAGTTTGAAGTGCCTGCTGATTTTAATCCCGAAAAATACATTGACAAAAACATCGGCGTGTGGCTGACCAAGCGCGAACCCTTTACCGTGCGGCTTTTATTTTCGAGCGAGGTTGGCGTATTTGCCGAAGAGCGGATGTGGAGCAAGGATCAAAAACTGAAAGTACACGATGATAAAACAGTTGAAGTAAGTTTTAAAACTACCCAACTTGAAGAAATAAAACGCTTTGTCTTAGGGCAGGGGGCAAACCGTGCAAGTACTGGAGCCGCAGGAATTACTCGATGA
- a CDS encoding leucine-rich repeat domain-containing protein: MKKIFGMQTLILIAAASVLFFCGCKKVHDKTTVSIMVKGDANVTSQETTITAVKNDKWVIVKTKLPTLTFEENYELDSWHLTDANGAVLKDNDTFATDTVIFAVSKRSQITVTIAGDANVILPANKTVTIDKGEKWATVKTKLPTLGFQENYELDKWVLSGSSTAVEDFYVFKGGEILNAISKRSQVTVTIAGDSNVILPASKIVTVDKGESWATVKTKLPTLGFEENYVFDKWVLLGSSDAIAASYAFNGGETIFAVAKHSQVTVTITGDSNVIVPANKTVTIDKGENWATVKTKLPTLGFKENYELDKWVLSGLSDAIADSYEFNGEETIFAVSKRSQVTITIAGDEDTVHLPTNKTFMVDKGSTLTEIKNNIEIQNAMAMVKPQEYYGDPIVWYLSDENGEKLEEYTGTFNADTTLYAVAKLKPTPATQFDITSDGIILEIKGDDQVLVIPEEINGTPVTAISINLNLRPRFVRELRLPKTLQHIARGAFDSWNITKLTIQTENISFTMKGVKIQELVLADTVKTIGMATFSNCSGIKKLTLPAGLQRIGSMAFEGCSGISALTLPDELQHIEREAFKDCHGIKGELNLPAELVTLGYEAFLNCTGITGELRLPSKLKRIESSTFSGCKGITAVRFPSGLEKIDYAAFKNCSGIEEELELPTELQTIG; this comes from the coding sequence ATGAAAAAAATATTTGGAATGCAAACTTTGATCCTCATTGCGGCGGCAAGTGTGTTGTTTTTTTGCGGGTGTAAAAAAGTACACGACAAAACAACCGTTAGCATAATGGTAAAAGGAGATGCCAATGTAACATCGCAAGAAACAACAATTACCGCAGTAAAAAATGACAAATGGGTAATAGTAAAAACTAAACTGCCTACACTGACCTTTGAAGAAAACTATGAGCTTGACTCGTGGCACCTCACTGATGCGAACGGTGCCGTACTGAAAGACAACGATACTTTTGCAACCGATACGGTTATTTTTGCCGTATCAAAGCGCAGTCAAATTACGGTAACTATTGCCGGTGATGCGAACGTAATCCTTCCGGCAAATAAAACTGTTACGATAGACAAGGGCGAGAAGTGGGCAACAGTAAAAACTAAGCTGCCTACTCTTGGCTTTCAAGAAAATTACGAGCTTGACAAATGGGTGCTTTCAGGTTCAAGTACCGCTGTTGAAGATTTCTATGTATTTAAAGGCGGAGAAATTCTGAATGCGATTTCAAAGCGCAGTCAAGTTACAGTAACGATTGCCGGTGATTCGAATGTAATCCTTCCGGCAAGTAAAATTGTTACGGTGGATAAGGGCGAGAGCTGGGCAACAGTAAAAACTAAGCTGCCTACCCTTGGCTTTGAAGAAAACTATGTGTTTGACAAATGGGTGCTTTTAGGCTCAAGTGACGCTATTGCAGCTTCCTATGCGTTTAACGGCGGCGAAACTATTTTTGCCGTAGCAAAGCATAGTCAAGTTACAGTGACGATTACCGGTGATTCCAATGTAATCGTTCCAGCAAATAAAACTGTTACAATAGACAAGGGCGAAAACTGGGCAACAGTAAAAACTAAGCTACCTACTCTTGGCTTTAAAGAAAACTACGAGCTTGATAAATGGGTGCTTTCAGGTTTAAGCGACGCTATTGCAGATTCCTATGAGTTTAACGGCGAAGAAACTATTTTTGCCGTGTCAAAGCGCAGTCAAGTTACGATAACTATTGCAGGCGATGAAGATACGGTACACCTTCCTACAAATAAAACTTTTATGGTAGATAAAGGCAGCACTTTAACAGAGATAAAAAATAATATCGAAATACAAAATGCAATGGCAATGGTAAAACCGCAAGAATACTACGGGGACCCAATTGTTTGGTACCTTAGCGATGAAAACGGTGAAAAACTTGAAGAGTATACCGGAACGTTTAATGCCGATACAACTTTGTATGCGGTAGCAAAATTAAAACCGACGCCTGCTACGCAGTTTGACATAACCAGTGATGGAATAATTTTGGAGATAAAAGGTGATGATCAAGTGCTTGTAATTCCTGAAGAAATAAATGGAACGCCGGTTACTGCAATCTCTATAAATCTGAATTTGCGCCCTAGATTCGTTAGGGAACTGAGGTTGCCTAAGACGCTGCAACATATTGCTCGCGGAGCTTTTGACTCTTGGAATATAACAAAGCTTACGATTCAAACGGAAAATATCTCGTTTACGATGAAAGGTGTAAAGATACAAGAGCTTGTTTTAGCAGATACGGTTAAGACTATCGGAATGGCAACTTTTTCAAATTGCAGCGGCATAAAAAAACTCACACTGCCTGCCGGACTACAACGTATCGGGAGTATGGCTTTTGAAGGTTGCAGCGGAATCTCGGCACTTACACTGCCTGACGAGCTGCAACATATTGAAAGGGAAGCTTTTAAAGACTGCCACGGCATTAAGGGAGAGCTCAATTTGCCTGCCGAACTGGTAACTCTTGGATATGAAGCTTTTTTGAACTGCACTGGTATAACGGGAGAGTTGAGGTTGCCTTCTAAGTTAAAACGCATTGAAAGCAGTACTTTTTCTGGTTGCAAGGGAATTACGGCCGTTAGGTTTCCTTCCGGGCTGGAAAAAATCGATTATGCAGCTTTTAAAAACTGTAGTGGCATTGAGGAAGAACTTGAATTACCTACTGAATTGCAGACTATCGGATAA
- a CDS encoding phosphate ABC transporter substrate-binding protein encodes MKKILALLAFSFIAVSVCFGFGGQEKKVYTFGGSTTVSPIMYKLIEVVQKEQPNITVSYEAIGSSAGLKSLISGEISLAGSSSEFSAEKLKGMISVPIAIDGLSVVVNAKGSGVTNISLENLAKIYHGDIKNWKEVGGEDLPILVVNRDESSGTYAAFWELVCQPFFGKAPAYLKEAIVAKENGEVVAKVLATPGAIGYAGMSYAEELQKAGGKELSIDGVEPTVKNVIAKKYPLSRYLYLIKKPDTKADSFEQKFIDYVLSPKGQAVVKSTGYIPLAK; translated from the coding sequence ATGAAAAAAATTTTAGCTCTTTTGGCTTTCAGCTTTATTGCCGTGTCGGTTTGTTTCGGGTTCGGCGGGCAGGAAAAGAAGGTTTACACCTTCGGCGGATCTACCACTGTTTCACCGATCATGTACAAGCTCATCGAAGTTGTGCAAAAAGAACAGCCGAATATTACCGTTTCCTATGAGGCAATCGGTTCAAGTGCCGGCTTAAAGTCTTTAATAAGCGGAGAAATCAGTTTGGCGGGTTCTTCTTCCGAGTTTTCCGCAGAAAAATTGAAGGGCATGATCAGCGTTCCGATAGCCATTGACGGCTTATCGGTTGTAGTAAATGCAAAAGGTTCAGGCGTTACAAACATCAGCTTGGAAAACCTTGCAAAGATTTATCACGGCGATATAAAAAACTGGAAAGAGGTTGGCGGAGAAGACCTCCCTATCCTTGTTGTAAACCGCGATGAGTCTTCGGGAACCTATGCGGCTTTTTGGGAATTGGTTTGTCAGCCATTTTTCGGTAAAGCTCCGGCATATTTAAAAGAGGCTATTGTTGCAAAAGAAAACGGTGAGGTTGTCGCAAAAGTACTTGCAACACCCGGCGCTATCGGCTATGCAGGAATGTCTTATGCGGAAGAACTGCAAAAGGCGGGCGGAAAAGAACTTTCGATTGACGGAGTTGAGCCCACCGTAAAAAATGTCATTGCAAAAAAATATCCTCTTTCCCGATATCTGTACTTAATTAAAAAGCCCGACACAAAGGCGGATTCTTTTGAGCAAAAGTTTATTGACTATGTGCTTTCACCGAAGGGACAGGCGGTGGTTAAGTCTACCGGCTATATTCCGCTTGCAAAATAA